The stretch of DNA GATTATTTTAGCTGTTTAAGCAAATTTTCAGCCAGAGTAGATTCTTTATTAGATTGAGTTGCTAAGTTTCTGGACATCTCAGCATATGTTTTTGCCATTTCTTTATTACCAATAAGAAAATAAAGTTTGGCTAAAATATAGGTGTTTTCAGAAGTCTCTCCTCTCATTACTGATTTTTCAGCCCATTCAACTGCTTTTTTCAGAGAAGTCGTATTTTTTACCTGATCAGAAAATATCCAGGCTGCTTTTAACAATTCATTGGGTTCAAATGAATCAGAGTTTTTGTAGTATTCAAGAGCTGCTTTTTCATACTCTGGAAAATTTTTGTTCTGTTCGTAATAGCTTAACTTTGTTTGGTTCAGCTTAATTAAAGCTTCGTACTTTCCAACTAAAGGCTCTGCTGTTTTTAAAAAATAATCTTCATTGATTCTTTTGTTTTTTTCATCAATAGATTGAGCTGCGACTTTTGATAATATAAGCTGATGATCAAACTCTTTGTACGTTTCTTCTGGAAGATATTTGATAATATCCGCTTTTTTCGATGTGAAAACTTTATAGTTTGGATCTTCAACTGACTTTAAAAAGAATAATAGAAATCCTATATCGTCTTTAGACAGTTCTTCAGCTTTATTTTTATTTTCGAAATACCTTTCAGAAGCTTTTTTAGCAAAATCATAATCAGAAGTGGAGTTTAATTTCATGATATTGATTAAAAATTCAGGATCTTTCTCACCTTTTGCAAAACGATCTTTTAAAGATCCTTTCTTGTTGCTGGGAGAGTTAATATCCTGAGCCATAGCAAGAAAAACACTTTCTTCCATATAGCCGAGGTTTTGTGAGATCAGTTCACCATCACCATTAAGAAACAAATAGGTTGGATAAGAACGAACGCCATATTTGGCAGCAATTTCCCTTCCTTCTCCTTTTTCCATATCAAATCTTGCATTCACAAAATTGGCATTATAATAGTCTCCTACAGGTTTTTTAGTAAAAACATTCCTTTCCATTAGTTTGCAGGGACCACACCAGGATGCATAGGCGTCTATGAAAACTATTTTATTTTCTTTCTTAGCTTTGGCAATAAGATCTTTAAAAGGTAAGTCCTGAAATTGGATGGATTCCTGTGCAAAAAGAATTATACTGAAAAAAACAAATAATCCGGAGATAATCTTCTTCATTCGATTAAAATTTGTAGGCGAAGATAGTTAATTTCCAAGATATAGACTGCTAATTTTAGAGCATAGCAACAGATATTAACTAATTTTAAGACCTTCGTTTATATCTTAAATAAAAGAATTGGCTGATTTTTCTTTTTTTATAACTCTAAATAAATATTATTCTTTATTTGTGTGTAAAATAAGTTTAATATTGATAAATAATGGTAGGTTGTATGCTTTTTTTTCTTGAACTTTTATTATGTTTTTAATATGGAATGATATAAAAGTTTTACGAGCCCAGTTCCAGTTGGTTTTTAACCAGATTAAAATAATCAGACCTTTTTTCTACCAGTGACTGATGATTTCCCTGTTCTACAATTTGTCCATGTTTCAAAACAATGATCTGATCTGCATTTTTAACAGTAGAAAGCCTATGTGCAATAATGAGGACAGTTCTTCCTTTAAAAAAATTCTGTAAATGATCATGAATTATTTTCTCATTTTCGGCATCGAGTGCAGAAGTGGCCTCATCAAAGAAAACAAAATTAGGTTCTTTATAAACTGCTCTGGCAATAAGAATTCGTTGTTTTTGGCCTCCTGAAATGCCGTTTCCTGAGGCGCCGATTCTGGTATTCATACCCAAAGGAAGTTCATCGATAAAGGACTTGATATTAGCGGTTTTAACGGCTAGGTCCAAGGTGTCATCATCTATGATTTCATCGCTCGTAGCAATATTTCTTTCAATAGTATCGGAAAATATATAGCCATCCTGCATAACCACACCGCAGTTTCTCCTTAGGTCCTTTGGTGAAATGTCCTTTAGATTGGAATGGTTGAAATAAATATCTCCGGAAGTAGGCTCATAAAACTTCAGGAGAAGTTTCATTAAAGTAGTTTTTCCACTACCACTGGCTCCGACAATGGCGGTTACTTTTCCCTCCGGAATAAAAAGATTGATATCCTTAAGGACAAAAGGTGATTGAGGACCTTCGTATTGAAAGGAGACATTTTTAAAATAAACTCCTTTCTCGATTCCGTTTTGTGTTGTGTATTTTTCATTCATCAACGGAAGATGATTCTTTTGTTCTTCTTCCGGATGATTCTGAACTTCATTTAAACGGGATAAGCTTAGTTTAGCATCCTGTAAAGATTTAAAAAAGCTGATTAACTGGTTAACAGGCGAATTCATTTGACCAATAATGTAAGAAACACTTAATAATGCACCCAGGGTCATATGTCCTTTGACTACAAATGAAGCAGCGAGAAATGTGACAATTATATTTTTTAGCTGATTGATGAATTCAAATCCTGAAAGCTGAATTTGGTCAAGCTTTAAAATTCTTAGATTGATTTTAAAAAGTTTCTGTTGGATTTCTTCCCATTCATTACGTTTATAATCTTCAAATTGATTAAGTTTCATTTCCGAAATGCCATTAATGATTTCATAAATTGAACCCTGGTTTTCACTCTTCTCCCGAAAGCGAAAATAATCTAATGATTTGATTTTTCTTAACCAGTAAAGAGACCAGAATACAGAGATAGTGGTAAGAATGAAATACGTTACCAGAATACGAAAATCATAAGTCCATAGTACTATAAAAAATACTGAGAAAGTAATCATGGAGAAAAGCGTAGCCAGACTTTGAGAGGTAAGAAAAAGCTCTATTCTTTCATGATCCTGAATTCTCTGATTAAAGTCTCCCATAAATTTAGTGTCGAAGAATTTGATGGGTAAATTCATTAATTTTTTGAGAAACTCAGAAATGATTTTTATATTTAATCTACTGCCGACACTCAGCATGATCCAATTACGGAATACTCCAAGCACAATATTTCCGAGAAAAAAAGCCAATTGAGCTAACAGAATATAGGTGATGATGCTTAAATTCTTTTGATTAACACCATCGTCAATCAGTTTCTGTGTTAATATAGGGAAGGCCAGGGTAGTTAAAGTTCCTAGAAGAAGAATTAAAGATAACCACAAAAACTGTTTTTTATGTGGACTCAGATATTGATAAATGTATTGTAATGAGACCTTCTCATCCCTTATATTTTTTGACTGGAAAAAACCTTCGGTAGGTTCCAGTAGTAAAGCGATACCGCTATCCGTGTTTTTTAACCACGATTTTTTAAATTCTGTTTCTGTTAGCCTAATGATTCCGTGTGCAGGATCTGCAATCGTATATACTTTTTCCTTATTGAAAAAATATTTTGAGATTTTTGTGAGAACCACGAAATGATTTTGATTCCAATGCAGAACGCATGGCAAAAACTGATTTTTTAAATCCTCAATTGATAATTGCGTGGCTAAGGTTTTAAAGCCAATTTTAGTAGCGGCATTATTCATACTTAATATGGAAACACCTTCTCTTGAAATAAAACAATGATCACGTAAGTACTGTAGTCCATATGCTTTTCCATAATACGCTGTTATCATAGCCAAGCATGATGGACCACAGTCCATTTTATCATGTTGAGGAATAAATTTCATTATCTTTCTTCTAACAGAATATCTTCAGTTTGTTTCACTGTTTTGGTTTCTCCCACAATTTCGATTCCCTTTTTATCATAGATCATCGAAAGGAAATATAAACCTGCTTCTATAGGCCAGTCTATTTCAAGTGTTTTTAATAATTCGGAAACTTTCCAGTTTTTATGAGTATTGAGATGATCTATAATGTTTTTTAATTCTGGATGGTATCTCATCTCTATTTTTGAGCCTCTTACAAAAAGATAGAATGTATCTTTATTTTCATCAATGCTGTAAATCATTTTAAAAGGTTCATTAGACCGGATTTCTTTTTCAAGTAGGAATTCATAGCCATCTACATTATACTGGTCTTCTTTCTCTCTTGTCTGAGGAGGAGCCTGCCAGCCGGCATTGCTTAAAAGACTGTTTTTGTATTCGTCATACAGATATTTGAAAAATGATTCCGTAGAACCTTTAAGCAGATCTTCATCTAGTTTTAGAATGGAAAGGAACTCTTCAAAGGTCTTATTGTTTTCCAGATAATTATGTTGCGGATCAATAACATCTTTATTGATGTCGATATAGTTGGTGTAGAACGTATTAAGTACTTTGTCAAAAAACTTAACTTTTGAAGGATTATTAAACCAAAATGTAACGCCTACTGAAAGGTCATCACTTTTACCGATATGGAATTTATTCCATGGCATATAGAATAAGTCTCCTGCTCCGAAATCATACTTTTCTGCATGTTCCAGCAAAGGATCTATATCGAAGTTGTTATGCTTAGTACCCGTTAAGTCTTTATATTTTTCCTGATCCCAGATATACATGGTTTTTTCACCGGGGCCTAAATGGAAATGCAACACATTTTCTCCTTTATGATCCTGGTGAATTCCCAGCGGGGTCCAGCCGTAATTTCCGATAAACACAGTTACGTCTACTCCTGTAGCAGGAATTCCGATAATTTCAAGAAGAGGTTCTGCGATCAATCTTAATTCTTTACCAACAAAATCAGAATGTCTTTCCATGAAATTAACAATCAGTCCGAATTTTTCTTTGAAAATCCGGTTGCAATAATCGATGATTTCCTCATTTTCAAATGGAGGATTTTTATATAATTCTTCGATGAAATCAGCATTCTCTTTACCTTTTCCCTGAGAAGGAAAATAAAGCCTGAAACCATCAAGATCTTTTGTCTTAAATCTATTGATCAGCCCATCAACCACAGCATCTTTCAGTTTTTTGATCAGTTCTTCTGATATCACATTTTTAATGACACAGGTTTGTGTAAAGTTTTTATTGGTACTAATAAAGCTCTCCCAAAATTCTTTATTAAAATTTGTATCCATAGTATAAGAGTCTGTTTAAATTTTATTCAGTAATAATTTTATGGCGGATAATTTGACCATGTTTTCAGAGGATTCCATTAAGAGTTCATAATTTCTGCATAATCTTCTATCGTTATCAAACCAAGCAAATGTACGCTCTATAATCCATCGTTTATGAATTGGCTCAAACCCTTTTACTTTTTTGTCACTCCGCATTACGATCTGAATGATATAATTAAACTTAATTCTTATTTCCTCAATAATCTCTCCTCTATAACCTCCGTCCGCCAGGATTACCTGAAGCGGAATTAGTAAATATCGCAGTGTTTTGATCAGTAACAATGCAGCCTTACTGTCATGAACATTGGCTACACTTACCATTACGGCTAACAAAAAACCATTTTTGTCTACCACAACGTGTCTCTTGATTCCTTTTATTTTTTTACCTCCGTCAAAGCCATTGAGTGAACGGTTATTTCCCCAACGAACACTTTGACTGTCAATAATTCCTAAACTTGCCTGCGCTTTCTGACCCCTGTTTCGTCGTACTTCCTCTCTCAATTTTGATAATAATAAATCGAAAATCTCCAGATTTGACCATTTTGAATAATAGTAATAAACCAATTGCCATTTGGGAAAATCATGAGGTAAAAGTCTCCATTGACAGCCTGTTTTTACTAAATAACTGATAGCATTCCAAATGACAACCAAATCATATTTTCGTTTTCTGTCATCAAAATCTAATGCTTTTTTTATAAATTGCCACTGAGTTTGGGTTAAGTCTGTTGGATACATTGATGTTTTTTTCTTTTGCAACTCTAAAATGACAATTTTTATGCAACTTTTAACCCTTACTATTTTTTATTATTACTTTTTTAAACAGGCTCTAAGTTTTTAAATAAAAGGCAACAGGGAACCTTGGCTCCCTGTTGCCTGATTGAATTATCTTTGTACAACTACCACAACAACTTGTTTTGGCTGCTGTACTTGTTGACGACGTACCTGCATATTGTTATCATCTTGTTCTCCGAATCCTCCTCTTAATTGGTTTTGCTCAAGTGGAGAAAGGTCTTTTACTTTTAAAAACTCTTTTGCATTGAAATTTGCTTTTTTCATGATAATAATTTAAAAATGATTTTTGTGGATCAAAGTTTATAGACATTAGTTCCTTCGTTGGTCTCTTCTTGCAAGAAAATATTTTGTATTCCTATTTTTTTGATTCTTTAAAAAAAAATATAGGATAAGATATTAAAGCATATAAAATAGATGAGCAATTTTTCTATACCTATCATAAGACTATTTATAACTTGATAAGATGGGATATTTTATTTTATAAAATAAATAATTCAATATATAGTGATTTATATTCATTTGGAAACAGCTATTAATTATGGTAAAATTTCAAGTTGCATCTCTTAATCATGTGAATTATTTTTTCTAAATTTAGAAGGATTGATTTAGCTAAATGCTACACTTTAGTGTAGAATTATCATTAAACTTGAATTAATTTTTAAAAAACTATAACTAAAATGAAATTTATGAATGAAAACATTAATGGCCTCTTTTTTCCAAAAAACAGGGTAGGATCTATCTCGGGAGAAGAGATTTCACAATTAAATAATTATTGGGAAGTGACAGATGCTTTTTCCAGAATGAGCTATATGAGTGTGTATATTATAGATTATTATCATAAAAATTTTGAATATGTGTCTCAGAATCCCTTATTTCTTTGTGGGCTGACTGCTGAAGAAGTTAGAAGTATGGGATTTGAGTTTTATTTTAAATATGTAAAAAAAGATGATCTTGAATTACTGTTAAAAATAGATCAGTTAGGATTTGATTTCTATAAGAAGATTCCTATGGATGAAAAGAAATGGTATACGATCTCTTGTGACTTTCATCTCTTGAGTGATAATAAGCCTGTTCTGGTCAACCATAAACTAACTCCAATTTTTCTTACCAAGGAAGGAAAGATATGGAAGGCACTATGTGTTGTTTCACTTTCTACACATATGGAAGCGGGAAACATTACTATTTCTAAATGTGGATCTGGCGATTATTGGTCATATGATATTAAGGAAGATGTATGGAGAAATCAAAAGAAAGTAAAGCTGACAGAAAGAGAACGGGACATTTTACGGTATTATGCGCAGGGTTACAGCATTAATGGAATTGCAGATAAGATTTTTATCTCTCCGGATACTATTAAATTTCATAGAAGAAAGCTATTTGAAAAAATACAGGTGAGCAATATTTCCGAGGCATTATCTTTTGTGAAGAATAATCAATTATTGTAGTTTTGAATTATAGAAGGATATAAAAAACAAAAAAACCACCTTAATAAGGTGGTTTGTGGTTTCTCCAGGAATCGAACCAGGGACACATGGATTTTCAATCCATTGCTCTACCAACTGAGCTAAGAAACCAATATGGTTGTTGAATTACTTCGTTGTTTAAGTGGGTGCAAAAGTAGTAATTTTTACTATATGATGCAACTAAAATTTAAAAATATATGAAAAATAGAAGCCTGTTATTATATTAAAAGTTCAATAACAGGCTCTTATGTAATTAATATTTTATGGAAGCGTTGATAAATCTATATTAGGAGCCTGTGAAGGTGCGGTGACAGAAAACTGAGTTCCCGGAGCGACAATTGTGCTAAAAAATCCGCCATTCTGCAAATAGAAAGCATTGTTGCTTGTTCCGCCCATAGCGTCTATTCTCTGCTGCGCATTGTAAGTATTATCTACACTGAACTTAGCTGTTGAAACCGGCATCCAGGTTCCATCACTTGTTCTTACCCATTGATTCTTAAATTCGACCTTTCTTCCCTGATATCCGTTTTCAGGATTGAAGTTTTCTAAAAAACTATGAAATCTTTTAAGGTAGGTATTCGTTTGTGGTCGCTTCCAGCTGGCAATAAGTTTCCAGGCAGAAGTACCTGGTGGTAAGAACCAGGCGGTATAATCTGTTTTTCCGGTACCATCAGGTTCACCCTTTAATAAAAATTTATAAGTTTGTCCCGCTACCCAGTTATACTTATAGTAGCTCTGTCCTCCGGAACCTTCGTTCCCGAATTCTCCAATCGTCACTCCGCTACCGGCTCTGTTTAGTATTGTTTTTTGATCAGCGGGAATACTATTAGGATCATCTGTTTGGAACGGGCTCCATACGGAGAATAAAATTCTTCTTTCAGTAGCGGAATTGACCTGCATGCCGAAATAACCCTCAGCAAAGCCATTAGCCATAAAATAAGAGCCGATCTTATCTTCCCCTGTTGGAACTGTTACCTCATTGTAATAGTAGCTAACATTATTACTGGTAGGGATGGTATAATTAAGGTGGCAGGATGGTCCTCTGCGTGCCCAATAATAATAAGAGGTGTTATTGCTGAAAATATTAGTTCCTGTAGATGCTGATCCACTAAAGGTAATATCCGTTACATCTGCAAAGTAGCCACCTGTTTTAGATACACCTTGTAAATCAACTTTTACATAACCCGGAGAAGAAATTGTAAAATCTCCTGCAATGTAATTGGTATAGGCAGAACCTGCTAATGTCACATTTTTCGAAATATTACCAACAGTTACTTTTACTATGCTCGTCCCCGAAGGTACGGAAGCTTTTAAACCAATATTTAATGTTCCAGTATTGCTTACCCTGAAATAGGTACTGATAACTGTGTTTGAATTGGTCCAGTTGGCTAATTTGGCAGAAGTGATTACTTCATTTGCTCCGGAAGGTTTTACTGTTAAAAATGAATTTCCGGCAACCGGTACATTGAAAGAAGAACTGGCTAAGGAGGAAGCTAGTTTTCCCTGTTTAGAATCAGAAATGCTGTCTTCTTCTGTGATGTTGTTTCCTACACATGATTGAAACATAACCAGTGCAATACCCAACAAGGTATTCGTTAATACTTTTACTGTCATAATTGTGCTGTGATTTGGTTTTATTCTACTAATTTAATTTTTTTATTAATACAATAAATGATTATTTCACGTAATATTGATTAAATAAAAGTTAAGCTTCTAAAAAGGGAGGGAGGATATAATAGTAAATAAAAAACAAAAACCACCTTGATTAAGGTGGTTTGTGGTCTTAACAGGAGCAAACTCGAACGATTTTATAAAAGATTTAGAAATTATCGCGAGCTTAACTTATTGATATTTAATTGGCTATTTTTCTATGTACGTTGTTAAACTTATTAATTATGGTTTTAATTAATATCTCGAAGTGGATTATTTATATTGTAATCGTCGAATTGTATATTAAATCTAATATTTAAAAACTCTTTTATTGCAGTAAAATTTGGAGTAATTAATTTAGTTTCTAACCCGTACGTCATTAGGGTAGATGGTAGGGCAAGATTAAACTGGTTCATAAACTCTTCTGATTGGAAAGCTTCTAAGGGAAATCGTATATAACAATCTTTTTCATCCATGTTCGTATACTTGAGAAATATTTTTTGATTATGCTCAACAAATTCAGCTTCGGAATCAAAAGTTTTACTTTCAAACACCTGTATCTTATAATTAACCATAAAATTTTGCATGTTTGAAACTATCTGCCAATCTTTAAAACCCTGGGTTCGTAAATTATTCAGCCATAAGGGAAATTCCGAATTTTGCTCTAATTCTTTTAATGTCAAGTGTATGCACTTATGAGTATTGTTGAATCTGTTTTTTATAGACTCAAGACTAAAAGTTTGATCATATTTTGCACTTAAAGAGTCATCCCAGGCCATTACTTTATTTTCAGTTGGCAGGTTTAAATTCAGAAAATTTTCTTTTAAAAAAGAATAAGGTTTGAAGGCTTTAAAATCTTCGCTCGCGTAAATATCTCTATGTATTTTCTGATATAAATTTACAGTTGTTTGTTTTGTACCTAATGCTGCATTCTTTAAAAAGGATATAAATAAATCTTTAAATTCATCTGATTTCAAAAGGCTTATTTTATTTAAAATATGTAAAAGAGACGTTATATTGAAAATGGCGTGGTTGTTTATTTCTTTAACATCTTTTGTGTCAGTATAACAGATATAAACCTTCCATTTTATGATGTGGTTTGATGGTAATTCTTCTGGAGGCAAATATTTGTTGCTGATAAACAGTTCGATTTCAATCTTGGATTTTAATAAATGAAAATCAATGTTTGACAAGGCAATTTCTGCAAGTGTAATTTGAATCGTCGAAATGTATTCTTCAGCGATTGATAAAATTTCATATGTATTGGCAAATTTTATTTCCCATAGGCTCCCTAATGCATAGAAATTAATTATTCGTTCTTTTCCAGTGTCATTAAGCGGGAAATCATCCATTTGTTTTTCAATAGCTTGGTTATAGATTTGATCAGACTGTAGGTCTGAATCAATTTTTGCCTGTATTGGTCTAATTATCTCTTCACCTACATAATTGTAAATTCCAG from Chryseobacterium piperi encodes:
- a CDS encoding response regulator transcription factor, which codes for MNENINGLFFPKNRVGSISGEEISQLNNYWEVTDAFSRMSYMSVYIIDYYHKNFEYVSQNPLFLCGLTAEEVRSMGFEFYFKYVKKDDLELLLKIDQLGFDFYKKIPMDEKKWYTISCDFHLLSDNKPVLVNHKLTPIFLTKEGKIWKALCVVSLSTHMEAGNITISKCGSGDYWSYDIKEDVWRNQKKVKLTERERDILRYYAQGYSINGIADKIFISPDTIKFHRRKLFEKIQVSNISEALSFVKNNQLL
- a CDS encoding DUF3472 domain-containing protein produces the protein MTVKVLTNTLLGIALVMFQSCVGNNITEEDSISDSKQGKLASSLASSSFNVPVAGNSFLTVKPSGANEVITSAKLANWTNSNTVISTYFRVSNTGTLNIGLKASVPSGTSIVKVTVGNISKNVTLAGSAYTNYIAGDFTISSPGYVKVDLQGVSKTGGYFADVTDITFSGSASTGTNIFSNNTSYYYWARRGPSCHLNYTIPTSNNVSYYYNEVTVPTGEDKIGSYFMANGFAEGYFGMQVNSATERRILFSVWSPFQTDDPNSIPADQKTILNRAGSGVTIGEFGNEGSGGQSYYKYNWVAGQTYKFLLKGEPDGTGKTDYTAWFLPPGTSAWKLIASWKRPQTNTYLKRFHSFLENFNPENGYQGRKVEFKNQWVRTSDGTWMPVSTAKFSVDNTYNAQQRIDAMGGTSNNAFYLQNGGFFSTIVAPGTQFSVTAPSQAPNIDLSTLP
- a CDS encoding peptidase domain-containing ABC transporter, whose amino-acid sequence is MKFIPQHDKMDCGPSCLAMITAYYGKAYGLQYLRDHCFISREGVSILSMNNAATKIGFKTLATQLSIEDLKNQFLPCVLHWNQNHFVVLTKISKYFFNKEKVYTIADPAHGIIRLTETEFKKSWLKNTDSGIALLLEPTEGFFQSKNIRDEKVSLQYIYQYLSPHKKQFLWLSLILLLGTLTTLAFPILTQKLIDDGVNQKNLSIITYILLAQLAFFLGNIVLGVFRNWIMLSVGSRLNIKIISEFLKKLMNLPIKFFDTKFMGDFNQRIQDHERIELFLTSQSLATLFSMITFSVFFIVLWTYDFRILVTYFILTTISVFWSLYWLRKIKSLDYFRFREKSENQGSIYEIINGISEMKLNQFEDYKRNEWEEIQQKLFKINLRILKLDQIQLSGFEFINQLKNIIVTFLAASFVVKGHMTLGALLSVSYIIGQMNSPVNQLISFFKSLQDAKLSLSRLNEVQNHPEEEQKNHLPLMNEKYTTQNGIEKGVYFKNVSFQYEGPQSPFVLKDINLFIPEGKVTAIVGASGSGKTTLMKLLLKFYEPTSGDIYFNHSNLKDISPKDLRRNCGVVMQDGYIFSDTIERNIATSDEIIDDDTLDLAVKTANIKSFIDELPLGMNTRIGASGNGISGGQKQRILIARAVYKEPNFVFFDEATSALDAENEKIIHDHLQNFFKGRTVLIIAHRLSTVKNADQIIVLKHGQIVEQGNHQSLVEKRSDYFNLVKNQLELGS
- a CDS encoding thioredoxin family protein, whose protein sequence is MKKIISGLFVFFSIILFAQESIQFQDLPFKDLIAKAKKENKIVFIDAYASWCGPCKLMERNVFTKKPVGDYYNANFVNARFDMEKGEGREIAAKYGVRSYPTYLFLNGDGELISQNLGYMEESVFLAMAQDINSPSNKKGSLKDRFAKGEKDPEFLINIMKLNSTSDYDFAKKASERYFENKNKAEELSKDDIGFLLFFLKSVEDPNYKVFTSKKADIIKYLPEETYKEFDHQLILSKVAAQSIDEKNKRINEDYFLKTAEPLVGKYEALIKLNQTKLSYYEQNKNFPEYEKAALEYYKNSDSFEPNELLKAAWIFSDQVKNTTSLKKAVEWAEKSVMRGETSENTYILAKLYFLIGNKEMAKTYAEMSRNLATQSNKESTLAENLLKQLK
- a CDS encoding IS5 family transposase, with translation MYPTDLTQTQWQFIKKALDFDDRKRKYDLVVIWNAISYLVKTGCQWRLLPHDFPKWQLVYYYYSKWSNLEIFDLLLSKLREEVRRNRGQKAQASLGIIDSQSVRWGNNRSLNGFDGGKKIKGIKRHVVVDKNGFLLAVMVSVANVHDSKAALLLIKTLRYLLIPLQVILADGGYRGEIIEEIRIKFNYIIQIVMRSDKKVKGFEPIHKRWIIERTFAWFDNDRRLCRNYELLMESSENMVKLSAIKLLLNKI
- a CDS encoding cupin domain-containing protein; its protein translation is MDTNFNKEFWESFISTNKNFTQTCVIKNVISEELIKKLKDAVVDGLINRFKTKDLDGFRLYFPSQGKGKENADFIEELYKNPPFENEEIIDYCNRIFKEKFGLIVNFMERHSDFVGKELRLIAEPLLEIIGIPATGVDVTVFIGNYGWTPLGIHQDHKGENVLHFHLGPGEKTMYIWDQEKYKDLTGTKHNNFDIDPLLEHAEKYDFGAGDLFYMPWNKFHIGKSDDLSVGVTFWFNNPSKVKFFDKVLNTFYTNYIDINKDVIDPQHNYLENNKTFEEFLSILKLDEDLLKGSTESFFKYLYDEYKNSLLSNAGWQAPPQTREKEDQYNVDGYEFLLEKEIRSNEPFKMIYSIDENKDTFYLFVRGSKIEMRYHPELKNIIDHLNTHKNWKVSELLKTLEIDWPIEAGLYFLSMIYDKKGIEIVGETKTVKQTEDILLEER